From a single Pempheris klunzingeri isolate RE-2024b chromosome 2, fPemKlu1.hap1, whole genome shotgun sequence genomic region:
- the trpc4apa gene encoding transient receptor potential cation channel, subfamily C, member 4 associated protein a — MATLLGSESPCTGGKRRNCNGNIITKFTASKITGQGFSRGTQLPGGLLQERDKRAKWHGIPTLLQKLYESSHPNSDLSHAHSFLKVLSSQLSMEAMSFVTEDRKTAQESTFPNTYTFDLFGGVDLLVEILMRPTLTMQKKKPKMNDDLVKDCLSVLYNCCICTEGVTKSLAARDDFVLFLFTLMTNKKTFLQTATLIEDILVVKKEMIQLEGIPNLSGLVQSFDQQQLANFCRILSVTISEPDVGNDDKHTLLAKNAQQKRNASPSQAEVNQVTLLNIPGFIERLCKLATRKVSEATGANFLQELEDWYTWLDNALVLDALMQMATEEAEQSSTESSDESSLATSPLRHRLPQSMKIVHEIMYKVEVLYVLCVLLMGRQRNQVHKMLAEFRLIPGLNNLFDKLIWRKYTASNHVVHGQNENCDCSPEISFKIQFLRLLQSFSDHHENKYLLLNSQELNELSAISMKANIPEVEALVNTDRSLVCDGKKGLLTRILTVMKREPPDSSFRFWQARAVESFLRGATSYADQMFLLKRGLLEHILFCIIDSGCTSRDVLQSYFDLLGELMKFNIDAFKRFNKYVNTPEKFQTFLTQINSSLVDSNMLVRCIVLSLDRFESQTEDVKVVEVLSECCLLSYMARVENRLSFLFRLINIINVQTLTQENVSCLNTSLVILMLARRKAKLPFYLNALREKEYAEKYPGCLLNNFHNLLRFWQRHYLNKDKDSTCLENSSCIPFSYWKETVSVLLGSDRTSLCAIASYIDEPFMDLDRDLLED, encoded by the exons ATGGCGACGCTTCTGGGGTCCGAGTCCCCTTGTACTGGAGGAAAACGAAGAAATTGCAACGGCAATATCATCACAAAGTTCACGGCCAGTAAAATTACCGGCCAGGGCTTCAGCCGAGGGACACAG CTCCCAGGAGGCCTGCTCCAGGAGAGAGATAAACGGGCCAAGTGGCATGGCATCCCTACTCTGCTGCAGAAGCTCTACGAGAGCAGCCATCCCAACAGTGACCTCTCCCACGCCCACAGCTTTCTTAAG GTGTTATCATCCCAGCTCTCCATGGAGGCCATGTCTTTTGTCACGGAGGACAGGAAGACCGCTCAGGAATCCACCTTCCCCAACACGTACACCTTCGACCTCTTCGGTGGAGTCGAT CTGCTTGTGGAGATTTTGATGAGACCCACATTAACTATGCAGAAGAAAAAACCCAAAA TGAATGATGACTTGGTCAAGGACTGCCTTAGCGTTCTCTACAACTGTTGTATATGT ACGGAGGGGGTCACAAAGAGCCTGGCAGCGAGGGACGactttgttctgtttctcttcaccctGATGACAAACAAGAAGACGTTCCTACAGACGGCTACTCTAATTGAAGATATTCTTGTAGTCAAAAAG GAAATGATCCAGTTAGAGGGCATCCCCAACCTGTCGGGCCTAGTCCAAAGCTTTGACCAACAACAGCTAGCCAACTTCTGCCGCATCTTATCTGTCACCATCTCCGAACCTGACGTAGGAAACGATGACAAACACACCCTGTTGGCCAAAAACGCCCAGCAGAAACGCAACGCTAGCCCCTCACAGGCGGAGGTCAACCAGG TAACCCTGCTAAACATCCCTGGCTTCATTGAGCGGCTGTGTAAGCTGGCCACGAGGAAGGTGTCCGAGGCTACAGGAGCAAACttcctgcaggagctggaggactgGTACACATGGCTGGACAACGCTCTGGTGCTGGACGCCCTCATGCAGATGGCCACCGAGGAGGCTGAGCAAAGCAGCACAG AGTCATCAGATGAGAGTTCCCTGGCCACCAGCCCGCTGAGACATCGACTGCCTCAGTCCATGAAGATCGTCCATGAGATCATGTATAAGGTGGAAGTGCTCTACGTGCTGTGTGTCCTTCTCATGGGCCGACAAAGGAACCAG GTGCACAAGATGCTGGCTGAGTTCCGTCTCATCCCAGGGCTCAATAACCTGTTTGACAAGCTGATCTGGAGGAAGTACACCGCTTCAAATCACGTGGTGCACGGCCAGAATGAGAACTGCGACTGTAGTCCA GAAATATCCTTCAAAATCCAGTTCTTGCGGCTACTTCAGAGTTTCAGTGATCACCACGA gaACAAATACCTCCTGCTCAACAGCCAGGAGCTGAATGAACTGAGTGCCATATCCATGAAGGCAAACATCCCTGAGGTGGAAGCTCTGGTCAACACAGACAGAAGCCTAGTGTGTGACGGGAAGAAGGGCCTCCTCACGCGCATCCTCACTGTCATGAAGAGGGAGCCTCCAGACTCGTCCTTCAG ATTCTGGCAGGCGAGGGCAGTGGAAAGTTTTCTCAGAGGAGCCACCTCCTATGCAGATCAGATGTTCCTCCTAAAAAGAGGACTGCTAGAG CACATCCTGTTCTGCATCATAGACAGTGGCTGTACATCCCGAGATGTCCTGCAGAGCTACTTTGACCTGCTTGGAGAGCTCATGAAGTTCAACATTGATGCCTTCAAAAGATTTAACAAATATGTCAACACTCCAGAGAAG TTTCAGACCTTCCTGACGCAGATCAACAGTTCTCTGGTGGACTCGAACATGCTGGTGCGCTGCATCGTCCTTTCGTTGGACCGCTTCGAGAGCCAGACTGAAGACGTCAAAG TGGTGGAGGTACTCTCTGAGTGCTGCCTGCTGTCCTACATGGCCAGAGTTGAGAACAGGCTGTCCTTCCTCTTCCGActcatcaacatcatcaacgTGCAGACACTCACTCAG GAGAATGTGAGCTGTTTAAACACCAGTTTGGTGATCTTGATGCTGGCCAGAAGAAAGGCTAAACTGCCCTTCTACCTCAACGCCCTGCGGGAGAAGGAGTACGCTGAGAAGTACCCGGGCTGCCTGCTCAACAACTTCCACAACCTACTGCGCTTCTGGCAGCGCCACTACCTCAACAAGGACAAAGACAGCACCTGTCTGGAGAAT AGCTCCTGTATCCCCTTCAGCTACTGGAAGGAGACGGTGTCGGTGCTGCTGGGCTCAGACAGGACTTCTCTGTGTGCCATAGCGAGCTACATTGATGAGCCCTTCATGGATCTGGACAGAGACCTGCTGGAAGAttga